DNA from Leptospira yasudae:
TCTTTCAAACCTTTTAAAGCCTGAGCGTAGTTGCTTCTTTCCTGAATTTTCTGTTTCAGATAACGATCGATCTTGTCCTTCTTGCGAATTGCAAGATCCACGCGCGGGTCCGAACCGGAAACGTATGCGTTCAAGCGGATCAATTCTTCGGCGGAGTTGTAAACGCTGATGAGTTCGCGGATCATTCCCGCTCTCAGGTTTTGATCTTCCGGTGCGATTCTTACCATGACCCGGGAAAGCGAAGCGGGAACGTCGATCGCGGGATAATGATTTCGTTCCGCGAGTTTTCGGCTGAGAATGATATGGCCGTCTATATAACCTCGAACCGCATCGGCGACCGGATCTTCCATCTCGTCGGCTTCGGTAAGAACTGTGTAAAACCCCGTGATCGTTCCGCCCGACTTGGAAGTTCCGGAACGTTCCACGAGTTTTGCGAGTTTAGAAAACACGGAAGAACTGAAACCTCTCGTGATCGGAGGTTCGTGATTGGATGCGGAGATTTCCCGATTGGCCTGCGCGAATCTAGTCAAGGAATCCATCATGAGGTTCACGTGTTTTCCTTGGTCGCGGAAATATTCGGCGATGGAAGTTGCGAGCAGGGCGCAGTTGACCTGTTCCATTTTGGGAGAATCGGATGTCGCCGCGAGGACGATGGATTTTTGAAGACCTTCTTTACCGAGATCGAGTTCGATGAATTCGTTCACTTCTCGTCCGCGTTCTCCGACGAGAGCGATCACGTTTACGTCCGCGTCGGTATAACGCGCGATCATTCCGAGCAAACTGGATTTACCGACGCCGGAACCGGAAAAGATACCGACGCGTTGTCCTCTTCCAATGGTAAGAATTCCGTCTATGGCTCGGACCCCCGTCATCAGAATGTCGCGGATGATCGGTCGATCGAGCGGGTTGGGAACGTCGTTGTCGGGAGGACGTTCTTCCTTTGTGATGATATGACCTTTTTTGTCGATCGGTCTTCCGACGCCGTTTAGGACACGACCGAGAAGTTCTTTTCCGACGGGGATTGCGAGTTTACGGCCTGATGAAAATACGAACGCTTCGGGATAAATTCCTTCCACGGGTCCGAGAGGCATCAGGGTATAAACGTGGCCTTCAAAGCCTACGATTTCGCATTGGAGGTAGCCTTCTTTGCCGCTCTTCTGGACGTCCATGAGTTCCCCGATTTTGGAATCGGGCGGACCTTCGGAATAGATGACGTTTCCGGAAACGCGGATGACCTTCCCCGATTTACGGATCGTTTCGGTGCGATCCATGATCAGGAAGTATTTGGACATTACGTCCACTTTCTCGTGAAACTTCTTTTCAATCATAGGCCGTAAGAATATCTCTTGGTATCCAGAATTTCCCGGAAAGTCAAGTATCTATGGGAAAATAAAAGAATTATGTCGCTTACGAAGAAGGGGCTGTGTGAGTTCCCACAGGAATTCTGTCCTAACCGTGCCGGTTTGTGGGAACTCATACGCCGACTGTGTTTACGATCGGATTTGTGGGAACTCTTACAAAATTCTTCCGAAGAAATTTCCTGTGAATCGGTGCATCCGTGAATGTGGGAACTCATACAATGCAAGGGGAAGAACGTAGAACGTCCTCCCGCACGAATTCCGAAGAACGGATTTGTAGGATCTCCCACAAAAAGAAAAGATCTCCCGGTTTTCCCGGGAGATCGATAAGAAGGGAGAAGAATGTCTTGGCTCGAAAGCGAATTCCGAACCGAGAAAAAAGACAAAGGC
Protein-coding regions in this window:
- the fliI gene encoding flagellar protein export ATPase FliI; this translates as MIEKKFHEKVDVMSKYFLIMDRTETIRKSGKVIRVSGNVIYSEGPPDSKIGELMDVQKSGKEGYLQCEIVGFEGHVYTLMPLGPVEGIYPEAFVFSSGRKLAIPVGKELLGRVLNGVGRPIDKKGHIITKEERPPDNDVPNPLDRPIIRDILMTGVRAIDGILTIGRGQRVGIFSGSGVGKSSLLGMIARYTDADVNVIALVGERGREVNEFIELDLGKEGLQKSIVLAATSDSPKMEQVNCALLATSIAEYFRDQGKHVNLMMDSLTRFAQANREISASNHEPPITRGFSSSVFSKLAKLVERSGTSKSGGTITGFYTVLTEADEMEDPVADAVRGYIDGHIILSRKLAERNHYPAIDVPASLSRVMVRIAPEDQNLRAGMIRELISVYNSAEELIRLNAYVSGSDPRVDLAIRKKDKIDRYLKQKIQERSNYAQALKGLKDVLDDEQEEEEF